From Pyxicephalus adspersus chromosome 7, UCB_Pads_2.0, whole genome shotgun sequence, a single genomic window includes:
- the LOC140334862 gene encoding uncharacterized protein: MFHHFLMIWVGSEGDATTWKLQSIPSISRQEECDKTFIPANMIEHWSNDVPECPPGTKHCVGIFSRSSTEDYSWLMTLLTSEYFTDNIHEVKPCYISNYGFQRFINDLSQCTFGILYHTKNRGRVNITDVIDSMYDEELDYLQMMLGQDNVIVVIDDLEDSSDQEKARILENQPSIGRLASDLFLISHKDKTDKMRLVALLKNIKLFSPHGEK, from the exons AtgtttcaccattttttaatgaTCTGGGTAGGAAGTGAAGGGGATGCTACTACTTGGAAGCTACAATCAATCCCATCCATCTCAAGGCAGGAAGAATGTGATAAAACGTTCATTCCAGCAAACATGATAG AGCATTGGAGCAATGATGTCCCGGAG TGCCCACCAGGTACAAAGCATTGCGTGGGGATCTTCTCCAGATCTTCTACTGAGGACTACTCCTGGCTGATGACACTTTTGACATCCGAATATTTCACAGATAACATCCATGAAGTTAAACCTTGTTACATCTCCAACTATGGATTCCAAagatttataaatgatttgtCGCAGTGCACTTTTGGGATTCTGTATCACACGAAGAACAGAGGGAGAGTAAACATCACCGATGTCATTGACTCCATGTATGATGAAGAGTTGGATTATCTCCAGATGATGCTTG GACAGGACAATGTGATTGTGGTGATTGATGATTTGGAGGACAGCAGTGATCAGGAGAAGGCTCGGATCCTGGAGAATCAGCCCAGTATTGGAAGGTTGGCCAGTGATCTCTTCCTTATATCACACAAAGATAAAACTGATAAAATGCGGCTGGTTGCATTACTGAAGAATATAAAGCTGTTCAGCCCACatggagaaaaataa